A window from Manis javanica isolate MJ-LG chromosome 10, MJ_LKY, whole genome shotgun sequence encodes these proteins:
- the HBZ gene encoding hemoglobin subunit zeta → MSLTQAERTIVVSMWGKISTQADAIGTEALERLFASYPQTKTYFPHFDLHAGSAHLRAHGSKVVAALGDAVKNIDNVAGALAKLSELHAYILRVDPLNFKLLSHCVLVTVASHFPADFTAEAHAAWDKFLSLVSSVLTEKYR, encoded by the exons ATGTCTCTGACCCAGGCTGAGAGGACCATCGTTGTGTCCATGTGGGGCAAGATCTCCACACAGGCGGATGCCATCGGCACCGAGGCCCTGGAGAG GCTCTTCGCCAGCTACCCGCAGACCAAGACCTACTTTCCGCACTTCGACCTGCACGCGGGCTCGGCGCACCTGCGCGCGCACGGCTCCAAGGTGGTGGCCGCCTTGGGCGACGCGGTCAAGAACATCGACAATGTGGCGGGCGCGCTGGCCAAGCTCAGCGAGCTGCACGCCTACATCCTGCGCGTGGACCCGCTCAACTTCAAG CTGCTGTCCCACTGTGTGCTGGTCACCGTGGCCTCGCACTTCCCGGCCGACTTCACCGCCGAGGCCCACGCCGCCTGGGACAAGTTCCTGTCCCTCGTGTCCAGCGTCCTGACCGAGAAGTACCGCTGA
- the LOC108410253 gene encoding hemoglobin subunit zeta, with product MSLTRAERTIIVSMWGKISTQADAIGTEALERRGGPLGEEVELVGRALGVKRQQEGSGPAARLHSSPRARRGACGPPGGGREPAPSGALTPRLRRLFASYPQTKTYFPHFDLHAGSAHLRAHGSKVVAALGDAVKNIDNVAGALAKLSELHAYILRVDPVNFKLLSHCVLVTVALHFPADFTAEAHAAWDKFLSLVSSVLTEKYR from the exons ATGTCCCTGACCAGGGCTGAGAGGACCATCATCGTGTCCATGTGGGGCAAGATCTCCACACAGGCGGATGCCATCGGCACCGAGGCCCTGGAGAG GAGAGGAGGGCCTCTGGGCGAAGAGGTGGAGCTTGTGGGGCGCGCCCTGGGAGTCAAGAGGCAACAAGAAGGATCTGGGCCTGCGGCGAGGTTGCATTCGAGTCCTCGAGCGCGGAGAGGGGCTTGCGGACCGCCAGGAGGTGGACGAGAACCCGCCCCCTCCGGAGCTCTGACACCTCGGCTGCGCAGGCTCTTCGCCAGCTACCCGCAGACCAAGACCTACTTTCCGCACTTCGACCTGCACGCGGGCTCGGCGCACCTGCGCGCGCACGGCTCCAAGGTGGTGGCCGCCTTGGGCGACGCGGTCAAGAACATCGACAATGTGGCGGGCGCGCTGGCCAAGCTCAGCGAGCTGCACGCCTACATCCTGCGCGTGGATCCGGTCAACTTCAAG CTGCTGTCCCACTGTGTGCTGGTCACCGTGGCCTTGCACTTCCCGGCCGACTTCACCGCCGAGGCCCACGCCGCCTGGGACAAGTTCCTGTCCCTCGTGTCCAGCGTCCTGACCGAGAAGTACCGCTGA
- the HBM gene encoding hemoglobin subunit mu translates to MLSAQERDQILRVWDLIAGHEAPFGAELLLRLFTVYPSTKIYFKHLGAYPDEVQLLNHGQRLLSAVGVAVQHMDNLRAVLSPLADLHARILRVDPANFPLLIQCFQVVLASHLQGEYTVEMQAAWDKFLTGVAVVLTEKHR, encoded by the exons ATGCTCAGCGCCCAAGAGCGCGACCAAATACTGCGGGTCTGGGACCTGATCGCCGGCCACGAGGCGCCCTTCGGGGCGGAGCTGCTGCTCAG GCTCTTCACGGTCTACCCCAGCACCAAGATCTACTTCAAGCACCTGGGCGCCTACCCTGATGAGGTGCAGCTGCTGAACCACGGGCAACGCCTGCTCTCGGCGGTGGGCGTGGCCGTGCAGCATATGGACAACCTGCGCGCGGTTCTGAGCCCGCTCGCTGACCTGCACGCGCGCATACTGCGCGTGGACCCCGCCAACTTCCCG CTGCTGATCCAGTGTTTCCAGGTTGTGCTGGCCTCCCACCTGCAGGGCGAGTACACCGTTGAGATGCAGGCTGCGTGGGACAAGTTCCTGACGGGCGTGGCCGTGGTGCTGACGGAGAAGCACCGCTGA